DNA from Massilia antarctica:
ATTTGACGAAGGGGATGTTGCGGCGCATAAGTTCGAGCTCTAGCGCGGCGCTGTGGCTGGCCGCGCGGAACAGCACCGCCTGCGCCTTGAGCGCCATGCCCGTCTCGCGGTGCTCCAGGATGCGATTGCAGACCCAGCGCGCCTGCTCGGCTTCATCGGGAATGAGCACCACTTGCGGCAGGACGGTCGAGACCTTGTCGGTCCACAAGGTCTTGGCGTGGCGTTCGAGCGCGGCACCGATCACGGCGTTGGAAGCGTCCAGGATCGGCTGGGTCGAACGGTAATTGCGGTCCAGGGTGACGATGCAGGCTTCCTGGGCGAATTGTTTTGGGAAGTCGAGAATATTGCGCACCGTGGCGCCCCGGAAAGAATAAATCGACTGGGCATCGTCCCCGACCACCATCACGCCCTCCCCGCCCGGCTTCATGCCCATCAAGATCGCGGCCTGGAGGCGGTTGGTATCCTGGTACTCGTCGACAAGGATATGGTCGAACTGGCCGCCTATATGCGCGCCCAGGTCGGGATCAGCCGCCATCTCGGCCCAAAACAGCAAAAGATCGTCGTAATCGAGCACGTTCTGTTCCTGCTTGGCATCGACGTAGGCGCCGAACAGGGTCTTGAGCTGGGATTCCCATTCGCTGCACCAGGGAAAGGTACTTTGGAGCACCAGCGCCAGGGTCTCGCGGCTGTTGACCACGCGCGAATAAATCGCAAGGCAGGTTCCCTTGAGGGGAAAGCGCTTGTCGGTCTGGGTCAGGCCGATTTCGTGGCGCACCATGCCCATCAGGTCTTCGGAGTCGCCGCGGTCGTGGATGGTAAACGATTCCTCCAGGCCGATACGGCCGGCGTAGTCGCGCAACAGGCGCGCGCCGATGCTGTGGAAGGTGCCGGCCCAGGGCAGACTGGCCGGGGGCTGGCCGCCGCGCGCACCCATGATGCGGTGCAGGACATTGCCGGCGCGTTGGGTCATTTCGCTGGCGGCGCGGCGCGAAAACGTGAGCAGCAGGATGCGCTGGGGATCGGCGCCGCTCATGATCAGGCGCGCCACCCGGTGCGCCAGGGTATTGGTCTTGCCAGACCCGGCGCCGGCGATCACCAGCAAGGGCCGCGCGCTGCCGGCGGCCACGCCGATGTCGTGCTCGACAGCGGCACGCTGGGCGGGATTGAGGCTGGCGAAGGGATCGTCGGGGGAAACGGCAAGGGGAACAGCGGTCATGGCGGGCATTCAAACGGGAGTTGACATGACTGTACATTTATCCAGTATTATTGCGCAAGTAAAAACCTTCACGGTTTTCCGGCGCGGGGTCCATGCCCGCTGCATAGCGGTCTTGAAAGCGACGGTCAAATTTGCCCTATGCGCGCTAAGTAGCCGTTTCTAAAGCGCTTTTTGGGATATCCACAATCGCTGTGGATAACTTTGTGGATAATCCCCTCTTGACAGTCCGCAAGCGTGTAACGATGCGGGTTTCAACAAAATGCTCATTCGTGAGGCAGAAATTATGCCTATATAAATCAAGCACTTACAAAGTCAATGGGGAAGGCGCTAAAAAATATTAAGAAATTTCCTACAAGATTTTTTTGTGCATAACCGCTGGTCTTGCACGCAGCCGAAGGCGGGTGGTTCGATAACATTCTGATACGCATATGGGGCCCCTTATGCCAGCCCTGCGCCACCACCCTGCACCGTTCAATGCGCGAGCACCTCGCGCCGGCGCTGCGGTTCCAGCAAGACCCGGGCGATCACGTCGGGATGGATATCCTGCGCCTTGAGGTACTCGATGGCGCACACCGTGTTGCTGCTTTCCTGGACCGAGATGGCATGGTTG
Protein-coding regions in this window:
- a CDS encoding ATP-dependent helicase codes for the protein MPAMTAVPLAVSPDDPFASLNPAQRAAVEHDIGVAAGSARPLLVIAGAGSGKTNTLAHRVARLIMSGADPQRILLLTFSRRAASEMTQRAGNVLHRIMGARGGQPPASLPWAGTFHSIGARLLRDYAGRIGLEESFTIHDRGDSEDLMGMVRHEIGLTQTDKRFPLKGTCLAIYSRVVNSRETLALVLQSTFPWCSEWESQLKTLFGAYVDAKQEQNVLDYDDLLLFWAEMAADPDLGAHIGGQFDHILVDEYQDTNRLQAAILMGMKPGGEGVMVVGDDAQSIYSFRGATVRNILDFPKQFAQEACIVTLDRNYRSTQPILDASNAVIGAALERHAKTLWTDKVSTVLPQVVLIPDEAEQARWVCNRILEHRETGMALKAQAVLFRAASHSAALELELMRRNIPFVKFGGLKFLEASHIKDVLAVLRFAQNPSGRVAGFRVVQLVPGIGAATATRLLDAVAEAAEPLHAVEQFAAPAKSGGDWPQFVALFRALRAPGLRWPADIELVKNWYLPHLERMHDDAQVRVADVEQLARLAGGHGSRETFLAEITLDPPEATSDRAGPPHLDEDYLILSTIHSSKGQEWKSVHVLNVVDGCIPSDMSTGNAADIEEERRLLYVAMTRAKEHLHLVVPNRFFIKQQAQMGDRHVYAARTRFISPAMLKHFEETVWMTADTPQSRKPMPDSVRMLVRERARNAWK